TCTAGAAATTGATCTCCTTGTTCGGGAAGTAAAAATCGGAAATGATATGTTTTCTTTCGCGCAAGATTGACCGCCGACAGATTGCGAACGAAGCCAATTCTGTCAATCGCCTCGTTTACCTTGGACACTGTGTGCTGTTTGACGCCCGGACGGCCATTCAATACGCGGTCAATCGTGGCGAGACTGACGCCTGCTTCTGCCGCTAAGTCTTTTGCTGTTGGTCGCATCAGTTGAAATGTTCCGCGTCAATCGGGTTGCTCATATCGCTCGTCAGCCGATTTGTTCAATAAAAATTGCCGGAATGCAACTTTTGAGGTGCGCACCTCATGATTCGCTTGCAATGAGGTGCGCACCTCATTATGGGTGATAACAGGAGGCCCTGCCATGCTGGCGGGATTGTAAACCGGGAGGAATATCTACTATGAAATTCAATCTGATGAATTCCGCTGCAGCGATCGGTCTTATGTTCGGAGCGACGGCAGGCGCTGGTTCTGCCCAGGCCGCTGATCTGACGCTGTGCTGGGCTGCCTGGGATCCGGCCAATGCGCTGGTCGAAATGAGCAAGGATTTCGAAGCCGAATCCGGACACACGATGAGCTTCGAGTTTGTTCCGTGGCCGAACTTCGCTGACCGCATGCTCAATGAACTCAATTCCGGCGGCAAGCTTTGTGATTTGCTGATCGGCGACAGCCAGTGGATTGGTGGCGCTGCCGAAAATGGTCAGTATGTGAAACTGAACGACTTCTTCGATGCCCAAGGCATCAAGATGGATGATTTCCTGCCGGCCACAGTGACCGGTTATGCTGAATGGCCCAAGAACACGCCGAACTATTATGCGCTGCCGGCCTATGCAGACGTAGTCGGCTGGACCTACCGCAAGGACTGGTTCTCGCGGCCTGAAATTCAGGCTGAATTCAAGGAAAAATACGGCCGTGATCTGGACGCGCCGAAGACCCTTGAAGAGCTCAAGCAGGTTGGCGAGTTTTTCCAGGGGCGCGAGATTGATGGCAAGAAGGTCTATGGTGCAGCGATCTATACCGAGCGCGGTTCGGAAGGCATCACCATGGGCGTCACCAACGTCCTGTACAATTATGGCTTCCAGTACGAGAACCCTGACAAGCCTTACGACCTGGA
This DNA window, taken from Hoeflea algicola, encodes the following:
- a CDS encoding ABC transporter substrate-binding protein gives rise to the protein MNSAAAIGLMFGATAGAGSAQAADLTLCWAAWDPANALVEMSKDFEAESGHTMSFEFVPWPNFADRMLNELNSGGKLCDLLIGDSQWIGGAAENGQYVKLNDFFDAQGIKMDDFLPATVTGYAEWPKNTPNYYALPAYADVVGWTYRKDWFSRPEIQAEFKEKYGRDLDAPKTLEELKQVGEFFQGREIDGKKVYGAAIYTERGSEGITMGVTNVLYNYGFQYENPDKPYDLEGFVNSDGAIEGLEFYKALYDCCTPPGASDAYMSQNIDAYKSGQVAMQMNFAFIWPGVEADPNVGGGKSGYFANPAGPAGQFAQLGGQGISVVANTENMDAALEYIKWFAQKEVQQKWWDVGGASAMRAVVEAPGFAASQPFAQTFLDSMAIVKDFWAEPSYASLLLPMQQRVHNYVVAGNGTAKEALDGLVKDWDEVFEDEGKK